A stretch of the Pirellulales bacterium genome encodes the following:
- a CDS encoding MotA/TolQ/ExbB proton channel family protein produces the protein AGASAAGPAAAASPEAKAAADLGAADKEAAGSQSAKLAEAEAAPMPAMDLWQMYRKGGLLMYPITFMSLVVVAFAIERAIALRRKKIIPRQLVKSFGDLADAPNGFDPRRAYRICQQMPCSASNVIRAVLLRVGRPHPEVERTAAEASNRETWKLYRNIRPLSLAVTVTPLMGLLGTLQGMIIVFFRMANSPVGEDRVLVLSDGIYLKLITAFSGLLVAVPALFLAHYYEGRVQLLMHDVDDLVESMLPQVEKYEGRLRVSRQSMSHETAAGVEPPPPPVARYVPPESVPQAVQAE, from the coding sequence GCCGGAGCCTCAGCGGCCGGACCGGCGGCAGCCGCGTCGCCGGAGGCCAAGGCGGCAGCCGATCTGGGCGCCGCCGATAAAGAGGCTGCCGGCAGCCAAAGCGCCAAACTTGCGGAAGCCGAAGCCGCCCCCATGCCCGCCATGGACCTGTGGCAGATGTACCGAAAGGGCGGCCTGCTCATGTATCCCATCACGTTCATGTCGCTGGTGGTCGTGGCATTTGCCATCGAGCGGGCGATCGCTCTGCGGCGCAAGAAAATCATTCCGCGGCAATTGGTCAAAAGCTTCGGCGATCTGGCCGATGCGCCCAACGGCTTCGATCCGCGCCGAGCCTATCGGATTTGCCAACAGATGCCTTGCTCCGCGTCGAACGTCATTCGGGCGGTTCTCTTGCGTGTCGGCCGGCCGCATCCCGAGGTGGAGCGCACCGCGGCCGAAGCCTCGAACCGCGAAACGTGGAAGCTATATCGCAACATTCGCCCGTTGTCGCTGGCCGTCACGGTGACTCCGTTGATGGGCCTGTTGGGCACTTTGCAGGGCATGATCATCGTCTTCTTCCGGATGGCCAACAGTCCGGTCGGCGAGGATCGGGTGCTGGTGCTTTCCGACGGCATCTATCTGAAACTGATCACCGCGTTTTCCGGCCTGCTTGTCGCCGTACCGGCGCTGTTCCTCGCGCACTATTACGAGGGGCGTGTCCAATTGCTGATGCATGATGTCGACGACCTGGTGGAAAGCATGCTGCCGCAAGTGGAGAAATACGAAGGCCGGCTGCGCGTGAGCCGGCAATCGATGAGCCACGAAACGGCGGCTGGCGTCGAACCGCCTCCGCCGCCGGTGGCCCGCTACGTCCCGCCAGAATCGGTCCCCCAAGCCGTGCAAGCTGAATGA